In a single window of the Flavivirga spongiicola genome:
- a CDS encoding single-stranded DNA-binding protein, which translates to MSGTLNKVMLIGHLGDEVKMHYFEGGGCIGRFPLATNETYTNKQTNERVSNTEWHNIVVRNKGAEICEKYLSKGDKVYIEGRLKTRKWQDDNGNERYSTEIQCNDFTFLSTKKESENNAAANKPSTQPPVANKPSNSEPIGEENDDLPF; encoded by the coding sequence ATGTCTGGAACATTAAATAAAGTAATGCTGATTGGGCATTTGGGAGATGAAGTGAAAATGCATTACTTTGAAGGTGGAGGGTGTATTGGTAGGTTTCCTTTAGCTACAAATGAAACTTATACAAATAAGCAAACAAACGAACGTGTTTCTAATACTGAATGGCATAATATTGTTGTTAGAAATAAAGGAGCTGAAATATGCGAAAAGTATTTAAGTAAAGGCGATAAGGTTTATATTGAAGGTAGGTTGAAAACCAGAAAATGGCAAGACGATAATGGTAACGAAAGATATTCTACAGAGATACAGTGTAACGATTTTACATTTCTTTCAACCAAAAAGGAGAGTGAGAATAATGCAGCTGCTAACAAACCCTCAACTCAACCCCCTGTTGCTAATAAGCCATCAAATAGCGAGCCTATTGGGGAAGAAAACGATGACCTTCCATTTTAA
- the gldD gene encoding gliding motility lipoprotein GldD — MILKRTFNFLLKSSLIIGVLMLVSCGENYVPKPKAYLRLDYPRAKYIEAKIDVPFTFETNMLATKINSKNVGATTKSYGLNLEYPTLKGTIFLTYKAIENDKKNLASFLRDARKFTEKHMAKADEIPEYPYVNKEKKVYGSFVEVKGNVASPAQFYVTDSVNHFLTGSLYFYAKPNYDSILPAADYLQKDIKHIMETIKWK; from the coding sequence ATGATTTTAAAGCGAACTTTCAATTTTTTATTAAAAAGCTCCTTAATAATTGGGGTATTAATGTTAGTGTCTTGTGGGGAAAATTATGTGCCAAAGCCAAAGGCTTATTTAAGATTAGACTATCCTAGAGCGAAATATATAGAAGCCAAGATAGATGTGCCTTTTACTTTTGAGACAAATATGTTAGCAACCAAGATTAACTCAAAAAATGTTGGTGCTACAACTAAAAGCTATGGCTTAAATTTAGAATATCCAACCTTGAAAGGAACGATTTTTTTAACATACAAGGCCATTGAAAACGATAAAAAAAACTTAGCGAGTTTTTTACGGGATGCAAGAAAGTTTACAGAAAAACATATGGCCAAAGCCGATGAAATTCCCGAGTATCCATATGTTAATAAAGAAAAGAAGGTGTATGGTAGTTTTGTTGAGGTTAAAGGAAATGTAGCATCACCAGCGCAGTTTTACGTAACAGATAGTGTAAACCACTTTTTAACAGGCTCCTTATATTTTTATGCAAAACCTAATTACGATTCTATTTTGCCCGCGGCCGATTATTTGCAAAAAGACATCAAGCATATTATGGAAACCATTAAATGGAAATAA
- a CDS encoding ribonuclease E/G gives MDKELIIRSSSDNVDFALLKDGKLIELQKDEDSNDFSVGDVFIAKIRKAVPGLNAAFVNVGYEKDAFLHYHDLGPKLPSLLKFTKRVSTGKLKDFSLKNFPFEKDIEKDGKIVDALKSNQSLLVQIVKEPISTKGPRISSELSIAGRYIVLVPFSSRISISQKIEDREEKDRLKRLVKSITPPGFGIIVRTVAQGRKVAELDKDLQNLLSRWTAMCKKLHKAHHPSKVLGEMNKASSILRDIFNDTFTSIHVDDEELYIQIKDYVQEIAPKKESIVKLYQSKVPIFEKFGIERQIKTSFGKTVSMAKGAYLVVEHTEALHVIDVNSGNRSNKANNQEDTALEVNLIAATEMARQLRLRDMGGIIVVDFIDMTNAENRQKLFNHLRDEMKDDRAKHKILPPSKFGLIQITRQRVRPEMNIKTREENPNGLNGSEVEAPIGLVQKVTHDLEQLLKKDYKKLTLNTHPFIAAFLTKGFPSIRSKWFFEHKKWVKVLPRDAYTYLEYHFFDKDGNQIK, from the coding sequence ATGGATAAAGAATTGATTATTCGATCTAGTTCCGACAATGTTGATTTTGCCTTATTAAAAGATGGAAAACTTATTGAATTACAAAAGGATGAAGATAGTAATGACTTTTCTGTTGGTGATGTGTTTATAGCCAAAATAAGAAAAGCCGTTCCTGGCCTGAATGCTGCATTTGTTAATGTAGGTTACGAGAAAGATGCATTTTTGCATTATCACGATTTAGGACCAAAACTACCTTCACTTTTAAAATTCACAAAACGTGTAAGCACAGGTAAATTAAAAGATTTTTCTTTAAAAAACTTTCCATTTGAAAAAGATATTGAGAAAGACGGCAAAATTGTCGACGCCTTAAAATCTAATCAATCGCTATTAGTACAAATAGTTAAAGAACCCATATCTACAAAAGGTCCTAGAATAAGCTCTGAGCTTTCTATTGCTGGTAGATATATTGTTTTAGTTCCTTTTTCTAGTCGTATTTCTATTTCTCAAAAAATAGAAGACAGAGAAGAGAAAGACCGATTAAAACGATTGGTAAAGAGTATAACTCCACCAGGTTTTGGTATTATTGTACGCACCGTAGCACAAGGCAGAAAAGTAGCTGAACTAGATAAAGATTTACAAAATTTGCTTAGTCGTTGGACGGCAATGTGTAAAAAGCTACACAAAGCACATCATCCAAGTAAAGTATTAGGAGAAATGAATAAGGCCTCGTCTATTTTACGAGACATATTTAATGACACCTTTACAAGTATTCATGTTGATGATGAAGAGCTTTACATTCAAATTAAAGATTATGTGCAAGAAATTGCACCAAAAAAAGAATCAATAGTTAAATTGTATCAGTCTAAAGTCCCAATTTTTGAAAAATTTGGAATTGAAAGACAAATAAAAACTTCCTTTGGCAAAACCGTTTCTATGGCAAAAGGGGCATATCTCGTTGTTGAACACACTGAGGCACTGCACGTTATAGATGTAAACAGCGGTAATAGATCTAATAAAGCCAATAACCAAGAGGATACGGCATTAGAAGTTAATCTAATAGCTGCTACCGAAATGGCTCGTCAATTACGTTTACGTGATATGGGCGGGATTATAGTAGTAGATTTTATTGATATGACAAATGCTGAAAACAGGCAAAAATTATTTAACCATCTTCGTGACGAAATGAAAGATGACAGAGCAAAACACAAAATATTGCCTCCTAGTAAATTTGGATTGATACAAATAACAAGACAACGTGTTCGCCCGGAAATGAATATTAAAACCCGAGAGGAAAACCCTAACGGATTAAATGGTTCTGAGGTTGAAGCACCCATAGGATTGGTGCAAAAAGTAACACACGATCTTGAACAACTATTAAAAAAAGACTATAAAAAGTTGACTTTAAACACACATCCTTTTATAGCAGCCTTTTTAACAAAAGGTTTTCCATCGATACGTTCAAAATGGTTTTTTGAACACAAAAAATGGGTTAAAGTTTTACCAAGAGATGCTTACACATATCTAGAATATCATTTTTTTGATAAAGATGGTAATCAAATTAAATAA
- a CDS encoding HU family DNA-binding protein, protein MTKADLVAKISEKLGIEKGDVQATVETFMEEVKTSLESGDNVYLRGFGSFIIKTRAEKTGRNISKNTTIKIPAHNIPAFKPAKVFVEGVKTNVDVK, encoded by the coding sequence ATGACGAAGGCTGATTTAGTAGCAAAAATTTCTGAAAAATTAGGAATTGAAAAAGGAGATGTTCAAGCAACTGTTGAAACATTTATGGAAGAAGTAAAAACTTCTTTAGAAAGTGGTGATAATGTTTACTTAAGAGGTTTTGGAAGCTTCATTATAAAAACAAGAGCCGAAAAAACTGGTAGAAATATTTCTAAAAACACAACCATAAAAATACCTGCTCATAATATTCCTGCATTTAAGCCTGCAAAAGTTTTTGTTGAAGGCGTTAAAACAAATGTAGACGTTAAATAA
- a CDS encoding gliding motility-associated protein GldE: MDPDPSSFKSLFMAIDFSVVTGFVLLFLLLVCSALISGAEVALFSLNRKDIDERLEAKSKRIEIISKLLERPKKILATILVANNFINIAIVILFAFLGEIIFDNIDVVFDLYFFKISLKFLLEVILVTFLILLFGEILPKIYASRNNLKFASFMAYPLKALDVLLSPVSLPMRGATLAIHNRLGKQKSNLSVDQLSQALELTSEEDTTKEEHKILQGIVSFGNTDTKQVMRPRIDIFALNIEQKYTEIMSEIVSNGYSRIPVYKDNIDTIKGVLYVKDLLPYIDRKQFDWASLIREPFFVPENKKLDDLMVEFQEKKVHLAVVVDEYGGTSGLISLEDIIEEIVGDISDEFDDEDLMYSKLDDNNFVFEGKTALKDFYKVIRVEDETIFEDNKGEAETIAGFVLEISGSFPKLNSKINFRNYVFTIEAMNKKRIKLVKFTIT, encoded by the coding sequence TTGGATCCTGATCCCTCGAGTTTTAAATCTTTATTCATGGCAATTGATTTTTCAGTTGTTACTGGTTTTGTCTTATTGTTTTTGCTTTTAGTTTGTTCCGCCCTTATTTCTGGAGCAGAAGTAGCTCTATTTTCTCTTAATAGAAAAGATATTGATGAACGTTTAGAAGCGAAATCTAAACGCATTGAAATTATATCGAAATTATTAGAACGCCCAAAAAAAATATTAGCGACTATATTAGTTGCTAATAATTTTATAAATATAGCTATCGTTATTTTGTTTGCCTTTTTAGGTGAGATTATTTTTGATAATATAGATGTGGTTTTTGATTTATATTTTTTTAAAATAAGCCTTAAATTCCTTTTAGAAGTTATTCTTGTTACATTTCTAATCCTACTTTTCGGTGAAATTTTACCTAAAATTTATGCTAGCAGAAACAACTTGAAGTTTGCTTCTTTTATGGCATACCCTCTTAAAGCTCTTGATGTGCTATTGTCCCCGGTAAGTTTGCCAATGCGAGGCGCTACGTTAGCGATCCATAATAGGTTAGGAAAGCAAAAATCTAATTTAAGTGTCGATCAGCTTTCTCAAGCTTTAGAGTTAACAAGTGAAGAAGACACTACCAAAGAAGAACATAAAATATTGCAAGGTATCGTATCTTTTGGGAATACAGATACGAAACAGGTTATGCGTCCTCGAATAGATATTTTTGCGCTAAATATAGAGCAAAAGTATACTGAAATAATGTCTGAAATAGTTTCTAATGGTTATTCCAGAATTCCTGTTTATAAAGATAATATAGATACTATTAAAGGGGTTCTTTATGTAAAGGATTTATTGCCTTATATTGATAGAAAACAGTTTGATTGGGCAAGTTTAATAAGGGAGCCTTTCTTTGTGCCCGAAAACAAGAAACTAGATGATTTAATGGTTGAATTTCAAGAGAAAAAAGTGCATTTAGCTGTTGTAGTTGATGAATATGGAGGTACCTCTGGTTTGATTTCTTTAGAAGATATAATTGAAGAAATTGTGGGAGATATAAGCGATGAATTTGATGATGAGGACTTAATGTATTCTAAACTAGATGATAATAATTTTGTTTTTGAAGGAAAAACGGCTTTAAAAGACTTTTATAAAGTTATCAGGGTTGAAGATGAGACTATTTTTGAAGATAACAAAGGAGAAGCAGAAACCATTGCAGGTTTTGTATTAGAAATATCTGGAAGTTTTCCGAAATTAAATAGTAAAATAAATTTTAGAAATTACGTTTTCACAATAGAAGCTATGAATAAGAAGAGAATTAAACTTGTGAAATTTACAATTACTTAA
- the mutY gene encoding A/G-specific adenine glycosylase produces the protein MIFSKILIRWYSNNKRELPWRLTKAPYYIWLSEIILQQTQVNQGLPYYISFTEKFPSVFDLAKADESDVLKLWQGLGYYSRARNLHAAAKYIVKELRGEFPNSYKDLLKLKGVGDYTASAIASICFNEVTAVVDGNVYRVLSRYFGVDTPINSSKGVKEFKALAQELIDKKKPADFNQAIMEFGATQCKPKNPDCNVCPFNKGCIAFNKNIINKLPVKIKSAKAKNKYFNFLVFISEDGKTVLEKRENKGIWQNLYQFPLIETNANVDINTLKPLIKEHDLIKGMPFELSLYNKDIIVHKLSHQHLHTRFWVVNVNRLKDKSISTNDIHNYAVPILIGNFIEAFNF, from the coding sequence ATGATATTTTCAAAAATTTTAATTCGCTGGTACTCAAATAATAAGCGAGAACTTCCTTGGAGACTAACAAAAGCTCCTTACTATATATGGTTGTCAGAAATTATTTTACAACAAACACAAGTTAATCAGGGGCTTCCATATTATATATCATTTACAGAAAAGTTTCCTTCAGTTTTTGATCTTGCTAAAGCAGATGAAAGTGATGTGCTTAAATTATGGCAAGGATTAGGATATTATTCGCGAGCCAGGAATTTACATGCTGCGGCTAAATATATTGTAAAAGAACTAAGAGGAGAGTTTCCTAATAGTTATAAAGACTTATTAAAACTAAAAGGGGTGGGCGATTATACAGCAAGTGCCATAGCGTCTATTTGTTTTAATGAGGTTACTGCAGTTGTTGATGGGAATGTTTATAGAGTGTTGTCGAGATATTTTGGAGTTGACACACCCATAAATTCTTCAAAAGGGGTAAAAGAATTTAAAGCACTAGCTCAAGAATTAATCGATAAAAAAAAACCAGCAGATTTTAACCAAGCTATTATGGAGTTTGGAGCAACACAATGTAAGCCTAAAAACCCAGATTGCAATGTATGCCCGTTTAATAAAGGATGCATTGCTTTCAATAAAAATATAATAAACAAATTACCAGTTAAAATTAAATCAGCAAAAGCGAAAAATAAGTATTTTAATTTTTTGGTATTTATTTCTGAAGATGGTAAGACTGTTTTAGAAAAAAGAGAAAATAAAGGTATTTGGCAAAACTTATATCAATTTCCTCTAATTGAAACCAATGCAAATGTAGATATAAATACGTTGAAACCCCTTATTAAAGAACACGATTTAATAAAAGGGATGCCGTTTGAGTTATCACTATATAATAAAGATATTATTGTACATAAATTATCTCATCAACACCTACATACCAGGTTTTGGGTTGTAAACGTAAATAGACTTAAAGACAAAAGTATTTCAACAAATGATATACATAATTATGCCGTACCAATTCTAATAGGAAATTTTATTGAAGCTTTTAATTTTTAA
- a CDS encoding exodeoxyribonuclease III, with protein sequence MKIISYNVNGIRAAINKGFVDWLKSANPDVICLQEIKAMKEQLDLDVFVEAGYKYNYWFSAQKKGYSGVAILSKIEPKHIEYGTNIESMDFEGRNIRADFDGVSVMSLYLPSGTNDARLNHKLEYMDLFQDYINNLKKEFPNLVICGDYNICHEEIDIHNPKMKGVSGFLPDERAWIGSFIDSGFIDSFRYLNTETQQYSWWSYRANARANNKGWRLDYAMVAEPLQEKIKRAVILSEAVHSDHCPILVEIDN encoded by the coding sequence ATGAAAATTATATCATATAACGTAAACGGCATTCGAGCGGCGATCAATAAAGGTTTTGTAGATTGGTTAAAAAGTGCAAATCCAGATGTTATTTGTTTACAAGAAATAAAGGCTATGAAAGAGCAGTTAGATTTGGATGTTTTTGTTGAAGCTGGATACAAATATAATTATTGGTTTAGTGCTCAAAAAAAAGGATATAGCGGTGTGGCCATTTTAAGTAAAATAGAACCAAAGCATATAGAATATGGCACAAATATTGAGTCAATGGATTTTGAAGGACGAAATATACGTGCTGATTTTGATGGGGTATCCGTTATGAGTTTGTATTTACCGTCTGGAACGAACGATGCTCGTTTAAATCATAAGTTAGAGTATATGGACTTATTTCAAGATTATATAAATAATCTCAAGAAAGAGTTTCCCAATCTTGTTATCTGTGGTGATTATAATATCTGTCATGAAGAAATAGACATTCATAACCCTAAAATGAAAGGTGTATCTGGGTTTTTACCTGACGAACGTGCATGGATTGGAAGTTTTATTGATAGTGGGTTTATAGATTCGTTCAGATATTTAAATACAGAAACTCAGCAATATAGTTGGTGGAGTTATCGTGCTAATGCCCGCGCGAATAACAAAGGTTGGCGATTAGATTATGCTATGGTTGCAGAACCATTACAAGAAAAAATAAAAAGAGCCGTTATACTCTCTGAAGCTGTACATAGCGATCATTGTCCAATTTTAGTAGAAATAGATAATTAA
- a CDS encoding OmpA/MotB family protein has product MIKKILFTVLTLTFLVSCVSPKIYKELEDKYGALKEENRKLSSENDALLSAKNAAENELKQIQKAFDEAIQERDKLQADYNAAKSNYDNLKNSYDALEKNSSSAIARNSKKNRELLAQLEAKEQALAAENARLAKLKKELEDRSNRVAELENVIASKDAAMTQLKNAISRALTDFEGKGLTVEQRDGKVYVSMENKLLFSSGSWAVGNEGRRAVQQLGSVLGDNPDIAVLIEGHTDNVPYKGNAQLSGNWDLSTKRATAIVNILRENVAINPENLTAAGRGEFAPIASNDTAVGKAKNRRIEVILTPKLDELSKLLNEN; this is encoded by the coding sequence ATGATAAAAAAAATCTTATTCACAGTACTGACCTTAACATTTTTAGTGTCTTGTGTGTCACCAAAAATATATAAAGAATTAGAAGACAAATATGGTGCTTTAAAGGAGGAAAATAGGAAACTTTCTAGTGAAAATGATGCACTTTTAAGTGCTAAAAATGCCGCAGAAAATGAGTTGAAACAAATTCAGAAAGCCTTTGATGAAGCTATTCAAGAACGTGATAAACTACAAGCAGATTATAACGCAGCAAAATCTAATTACGATAATCTGAAAAATTCCTATGATGCTTTAGAAAAAAACAGCTCTAGTGCCATAGCAAGAAACTCTAAAAAGAATAGAGAATTATTAGCGCAACTAGAAGCAAAAGAACAGGCTTTAGCTGCTGAAAATGCGCGTTTAGCAAAACTTAAAAAAGAATTAGAAGACAGATCAAACCGAGTAGCGGAATTAGAGAATGTTATTGCTTCAAAAGATGCGGCGATGACACAACTAAAGAATGCCATTTCTAGAGCTTTAACAGATTTTGAAGGGAAAGGTCTAACGGTAGAACAACGCGATGGAAAAGTATATGTGTCTATGGAAAACAAACTATTATTTAGTTCTGGTAGTTGGGCAGTTGGTAATGAAGGGCGAAGAGCCGTACAACAATTAGGAAGTGTACTTGGTGATAATCCAGATATTGCGGTCCTAATCGAAGGGCATACAGATAATGTACCCTATAAAGGCAACGCACAATTAAGTGGTAACTGGGATTTATCAACCAAGCGAGCGACAGCTATTGTAAATATTTTAAGAGAAAATGTGGCTATAAATCCTGAAAATTTAACAGCAGCGGGTCGCGGTGAATTTGCTCCTATTGCTTCAAATGATACAGCAGTAGGCAAAGCAAAAAACAGACGTATTGAGGTCATTTTAACACCAAAATTAGATGAGCTGTCTAAATTGCTAAACGAGAATTAA
- a CDS encoding heavy-metal-associated domain-containing protein: MNALKNIIAIAMIALITISCKNETKPEVKTIEVATEAPKKLDPNATYAKAEFTIDGMTCAIGCAKTIEKKIAKMEGVKSATVDFDRKLAMVEYNEVKVTPTSLEETVTKVADIYKVSDMKTVDVFSEKDAVQ, encoded by the coding sequence ATGAATGCATTAAAAAATATTATAGCCATAGCAATGATAGCATTAATCACTATTAGTTGCAAAAATGAAACGAAGCCAGAAGTTAAAACTATAGAGGTTGCTACTGAGGCTCCTAAAAAATTAGATCCGAATGCCACTTACGCTAAAGCAGAATTTACCATTGATGGTATGACATGTGCTATTGGATGTGCAAAAACCATAGAGAAAAAAATTGCAAAAATGGAAGGTGTAAAATCTGCTACCGTAGATTTTGATAGAAAACTTGCAATGGTTGAATATAACGAGGTAAAAGTAACACCTACTTCTCTTGAAGAAACGGTTACAAAAGTTGCTGATATTTACAAAGTTAGCGACATGAAAACTGTTGATGTGTTTTCAGAAAAAGATGCTGTACAATAA
- a CDS encoding NADP(H)-dependent aldo-keto reductase encodes MKYTTLPNTNIKVSKICLGSMTWGNQNTEAEGHAQLDYALDQGVNFIDTAELYPVPATAEMSGRTSKIIGAWLQKTSHRDKVVLASKIAGPGDYTAHIRKTGFSPNAIKEAIDLELKRLQTDYIDLYQLHWPERDTNRFGVRDYKYDDNWKDNFNEILHSLDNAIKEGKIRNIGVSNENSWGTMRYLEESKKHDLPKVITIQNAYSMLTRTFETDLAEVALRENVGLLAYSPMAFGVLSGKYIKGNAADNARLKLFPRFARYSGEQAADATRRYLEIAENHGLTLAQMSLAFVNQQPFITSTIIGATNLEQLKENIDSIHVELSYEVLEQVDKVHQEIPNPAS; translated from the coding sequence ATGAAATACACAACACTTCCAAATACCAATATAAAAGTTAGTAAAATATGTTTGGGCTCCATGACATGGGGAAACCAAAATACAGAAGCAGAGGGGCATGCACAATTGGATTATGCTTTAGACCAAGGTGTTAATTTCATAGATACGGCAGAGTTGTATCCAGTACCTGCTACAGCAGAAATGAGTGGACGTACCAGTAAAATTATTGGAGCCTGGTTACAAAAAACGAGTCATAGAGATAAGGTTGTTTTAGCTTCTAAAATTGCAGGACCTGGCGATTATACAGCACATATTCGGAAAACAGGATTCAGTCCAAATGCGATAAAAGAGGCTATAGATTTAGAGCTAAAAAGATTGCAAACAGATTATATAGATTTATACCAATTACATTGGCCGGAACGAGACACCAATAGGTTTGGGGTAAGAGACTATAAGTATGACGATAATTGGAAAGATAATTTTAATGAAATTCTTCATAGTTTAGATAACGCTATAAAAGAAGGGAAAATAAGAAATATTGGTGTTTCTAATGAGAATTCATGGGGAACCATGCGTTATTTAGAAGAATCTAAAAAGCATGATTTACCTAAAGTGATAACGATTCAAAATGCCTACTCTATGCTGACCAGAACATTTGAAACTGATCTGGCAGAAGTAGCTTTGAGAGAAAATGTAGGTTTGCTAGCATATTCACCAATGGCATTTGGCGTACTTTCTGGTAAATACATTAAAGGCAATGCGGCTGATAATGCAAGACTTAAATTATTTCCAAGGTTTGCTAGATATAGTGGAGAACAAGCAGCCGATGCGACAAGACGTTACTTGGAAATAGCTGAAAACCATGGTTTGACTTTGGCGCAAATGTCACTAGCATTTGTAAATCAGCAGCCCTTCATTACTAGTACTATAATTGGAGCTACCAATTTAGAGCAGCTTAAAGAAAATATTGATAGTATTCATGTTGAATTAAGTTATGAAGTATTAGAGCAGGTTGATAAAGTGCATCAGGAAATACCTAATCCAGCATCATAA
- a CDS encoding M57 family metalloprotease, whose protein sequence is MKNYLKFAILLFGISLILTSCEKDTPFTNEKLTNDFVEYEITEEDILKIRELEFNPFALRLISQKNRYGINEKYYIIEEDIMISYNQVDEMISSKKTNKQQNSKSKHYHSNNIVNNIQTLTVRGVNQGNGALTNAQQTALSGAIQKYNELNIGLDFVLTFGAEDNSLDINAIQVVGPAGGRADFPFNGNPGPIARIFTGTNGSNANVLRHIWIHELGHTLGLRHTDWFSLQSCGLNQSEGINSTQEPNANGANHIPGTPTGYDVTSVMLACFNNSVLGKFNSRDIIALEYLYSLPQGASLICGTTSETYTLDNDGSSVTWQTPSYLNILSSNNTSITVQPNSSNINGPGYVRAITSSGTVQKEFWIGKRYVDWVNFSNGIGEDGYFCSSNNGNEYVISPKIKGNTYQYRLLSFPSLSVLYTSTTTSSNSGTINYTPSPGWYVFEARITNACGTSDWIGWEVEYVDCTNGGGGHGDQGEG, encoded by the coding sequence ATGAAAAATTATTTAAAATTTGCGATTCTACTTTTTGGAATTTCATTAATTCTCACTAGTTGTGAGAAAGACACCCCATTTACTAATGAGAAACTTACTAACGATTTTGTAGAGTACGAGATTACCGAAGAGGATATTCTTAAAATCAGAGAACTCGAGTTTAACCCTTTTGCACTTAGGTTAATAAGTCAAAAAAATAGATATGGTATAAACGAAAAATATTATATAATTGAAGAAGATATAATGATTAGTTATAATCAAGTTGATGAAATGATATCTTCAAAGAAAACGAACAAACAACAGAATTCTAAATCAAAACATTATCATTCAAACAATATTGTTAATAATATTCAGACTTTAACAGTGAGAGGTGTCAATCAAGGGAATGGAGCTCTTACTAATGCTCAGCAAACAGCTCTTAGTGGTGCTATACAAAAATATAATGAATTAAATATAGGGCTAGACTTTGTATTAACTTTTGGAGCAGAAGATAATTCTCTAGATATAAATGCAATCCAAGTTGTTGGACCAGCAGGTGGAAGAGCAGATTTTCCATTTAATGGTAACCCTGGACCAATAGCAAGAATATTTACAGGAACAAATGGTTCAAATGCAAATGTTTTAAGACATATTTGGATTCATGAATTAGGACATACTTTAGGTTTAAGACATACAGATTGGTTTAGTTTACAAAGTTGTGGTTTAAATCAATCAGAGGGTATAAATTCTACGCAAGAACCAAATGCTAACGGAGCTAACCATATACCAGGAACTCCAACTGGTTATGACGTTACTTCTGTCATGTTAGCTTGTTTCAATAATTCGGTACTAGGAAAATTTAATAGTAGGGATATTATTGCGTTGGAGTATTTATACTCTTTACCACAAGGAGCGTCTTTAATTTGCGGTACTACATCTGAAACTTATACTTTAGATAATGACGGTAGTTCAGTTACATGGCAAACACCTAGTTATCTTAATATTTTATCATCAAATAATACAAGTATTACTGTACAACCAAATAGTAGTAATATAAACGGACCTGGCTATGTTAGGGCTATTACTTCTAGCGGGACAGTACAAAAAGAATTTTGGATAGGTAAACGTTATGTAGATTGGGTTAACTTTAGTAACGGTATAGGTGAAGACGGCTATTTTTGTTCCAGTAATAATGGAAATGAATATGTTATATCTCCTAAAATAAAGGGAAATACTTATCAATATAGGTTATTAAGTTTTCCTAGTTTAAGCGTTTTATATACATCAACTACTACTAGTAGTAATTCAGGAACAATTAATTATACACCATCTCCAGGGTGGTATGTTTTTGAAGCTAGAATAACTAATGCATGCGGTACTTCTGATTGGATTGGTTGGGAAGTTGAATACGTTGATTGCACAAATGGAGGAGGAGGTCATGGAGACCAGGGAGAAGGCTAA